The following proteins come from a genomic window of Paraburkholderia sprentiae WSM5005:
- a CDS encoding DUF378 domain-containing protein: MATTPSLGTAQVHRTPLDWIAGTLVIIGALNWGPIGLLQLDVVAAIFGSGTVPTRIVYVLVGIAGIYCLVRAFMPPKSGPVASR; encoded by the coding sequence ATGGCCACAACACCATCGCTCGGCACCGCTCAGGTTCATCGCACACCTTTGGACTGGATCGCGGGCACACTCGTCATCATCGGCGCGCTCAACTGGGGCCCGATCGGGCTCCTCCAGTTGGACGTTGTGGCTGCCATCTTCGGCAGCGGAACGGTACCCACGCGCATAGTCTACGTGCTTGTCGGCATCGCGGGTATCTACTGCCTGGTTCGGGCCTTCATGCCGCCGAAGAGCGGTCCGGTTGCCAGCCGATAG
- a CDS encoding alpha/beta fold hydrolase codes for MNIHQRNNVNVIGEGAATMVFAHGFGCDQNMWRRLVPTFSARFRIVLFDLVGCGRSDLSAYDRKKYGSLYGYSADVLEIISDVAAEPVIFVGHSVSAMIGLLAEIEAPERFAGQIMVAPSPSYINDCDYIGGFTRSDIDELLEALDSNYLGWSSTMAPAIMGAPDQPELREELTNSFCRTDPEIASHFARVTFLSDHRNDLDKTDRPALLLQCSDDLIAPRSVGDYMHRTMRNSTLRVIENVGHCPHLSAPGASIDAMEEFLLNLDC; via the coding sequence GTGAATATTCATCAACGCAATAATGTGAATGTCATTGGTGAGGGCGCTGCGACCATGGTTTTCGCCCATGGGTTTGGCTGTGACCAGAACATGTGGCGTCGCCTTGTTCCAACGTTCAGCGCACGTTTCAGAATCGTGCTCTTCGACCTCGTGGGGTGCGGCCGCTCGGACCTGAGCGCGTACGACCGCAAAAAGTACGGCTCGCTCTATGGTTATTCGGCCGACGTCCTGGAGATAATCAGCGACGTGGCTGCAGAGCCTGTCATCTTCGTGGGCCACTCGGTGAGCGCAATGATCGGTCTGCTGGCAGAGATCGAGGCGCCAGAGCGGTTCGCTGGCCAGATCATGGTCGCGCCCTCGCCGTCGTATATCAACGATTGCGATTACATTGGCGGCTTCACCCGCAGCGATATCGACGAACTGCTGGAGGCGCTGGACAGCAATTACCTCGGATGGTCCAGTACGATGGCGCCCGCCATCATGGGCGCGCCGGATCAGCCCGAACTCCGCGAGGAACTGACCAACAGCTTCTGCCGCACCGATCCGGAAATCGCGTCGCATTTTGCGCGCGTCACGTTTCTATCGGACCATCGCAACGATCTCGATAAAACAGACAGGCCGGCCCTGCTGCTTCAATGTAGCGATGATCTGATTGCGCCGCGCTCAGTTGGGGACTACATGCACCGGACGATGCGCAACAGCACCCTGAGGGTCATCGAGAACGTCGGCCACTGCCCGCATCTGAGCGCGCCTGGCGCCAGTATTGACGCGATGGAAGAATTCCTCCTGAACCTGGACTGCTGA
- a CDS encoding hybrid sensor histidine kinase/response regulator: MNGSHDKLPSWQELLQYAPCGLLVSDPDGTIRLANETFCSWTGYRQDELVDRRRIQELLTVGGRLFHHTHWLPLMQMQGSAAEVKFDVVHRDGHRVPMLFNAVSRKAGSLVFHELAVVVVHDRHKYEQELLLARQHAQSALAEQQKAQQELARSRDELAQADRRKDEFLATLGHELRNPLSSMHNVLAILGQQSSGDPHLDGLHGILTRQVGYLTRLVGDLLDVSRIAQGKLELRREHTELADVVRNAVELARSPIDTAAQTLTVTLPAEPVCLDADPVRLTQVMLNLLHNASKYTPHGGRISLGVSRENDRAMVCVRDSGVGIAPEHLGTVFNMFSQVAASEKRSQGGLGIGLALARGLVILHGGTVEARSEGTGQGSEFVVHLPVSNVASSTGTVPSVHESPARMTGRRIIVVDDNQDAAESLAMLLALDGHEVRTAGDGLTGLQLAQEFCPQAVLLDIGLPGIDGYEVARRIRRQPWGKQLLLVAVSGWGQESDRQAAADAGFDHHLIKPVNLDELTTVLSGQPTP; the protein is encoded by the coding sequence GTGAACGGCTCTCATGACAAGCTGCCATCGTGGCAGGAGCTGCTTCAATACGCGCCCTGCGGGCTGCTGGTGAGCGACCCTGATGGTACGATCCGGCTGGCCAATGAGACCTTCTGCAGCTGGACGGGGTACCGGCAGGACGAACTGGTCGACCGGCGCCGCATCCAGGAGCTGCTGACGGTCGGGGGCCGGCTGTTCCACCACACGCACTGGCTTCCGCTGATGCAGATGCAGGGGTCCGCGGCAGAGGTGAAATTCGACGTGGTCCACCGCGATGGTCACCGCGTACCCATGCTATTCAACGCGGTTAGCCGCAAGGCTGGATCGCTTGTGTTTCACGAACTGGCAGTGGTCGTCGTGCATGACCGGCATAAATACGAGCAGGAGCTGCTGCTGGCGCGCCAACACGCTCAGTCGGCGCTTGCGGAACAGCAAAAAGCGCAGCAGGAGCTGGCACGCAGTCGCGACGAGCTTGCGCAGGCGGATCGCCGCAAAGACGAGTTTCTTGCCACGCTCGGGCATGAACTGCGAAATCCGCTGTCCTCCATGCACAACGTCCTCGCGATTCTGGGCCAGCAGTCTTCCGGCGACCCACACCTGGACGGTCTGCACGGCATTCTCACTCGCCAGGTGGGCTATTTGACGCGCCTGGTGGGCGACCTGCTTGACGTGTCACGCATCGCTCAGGGAAAGCTGGAACTGCGCAGGGAGCATACCGAACTTGCAGATGTCGTGCGTAACGCCGTGGAACTGGCCCGCTCTCCCATAGACACGGCAGCGCAGACGCTGACGGTTACGTTACCTGCGGAGCCGGTCTGCCTCGATGCAGATCCGGTCAGGCTCACGCAGGTGATGCTTAACCTGCTGCATAACGCGAGCAAATACACACCACATGGCGGTCGCATTTCGTTAGGGGTGAGCCGTGAGAATGACCGCGCCATGGTCTGCGTTCGTGATTCCGGCGTTGGGATCGCGCCTGAACACCTCGGTACTGTGTTCAACATGTTCTCGCAGGTGGCCGCTTCGGAAAAGCGCTCGCAGGGCGGGCTCGGCATCGGCCTGGCGCTGGCGCGCGGTCTCGTTATCCTGCACGGCGGCACGGTTGAAGCCCGCAGCGAGGGGACCGGACAGGGCAGCGAGTTCGTGGTTCATCTCCCGGTATCGAATGTGGCTTCATCGACCGGAACAGTGCCTTCTGTCCATGAATCGCCGGCACGCATGACCGGTCGTCGCATCATCGTCGTGGATGACAACCAGGACGCGGCGGAAAGCCTTGCCATGCTGCTCGCGCTGGACGGGCATGAAGTTCGCACGGCGGGCGACGGTCTGACCGGTTTGCAGCTTGCACAGGAATTTTGCCCCCAGGCTGTCCTGCTTGATATCGGACTACCGGGAATCGATGGCTACGAGGTTGCCCGGCGTATCCGGCGGCAACCTTGGGGAAAACAGTTGCTGCTGGTTGCAGTGTCCGGCTGGGGCCAGGAAAGCGACAGACAGGCGGCCGCCGATGCCGGCTTTGATCATCATCTGATCAAGCCCGTCAACCTCGACGAACTGACGACGGTTCTGTCCGGTCAACCAACACCCTGA
- a CDS encoding PAS domain-containing protein has translation MTNQTQTIGETSGEQSFQLLIAGVREYAIFMLDPEGFIKTWNAGAQRFKGYAASEIIGRHFSVFYTEHDRTSGRPALALRTALDEGKFEDDGWRVRKDGSQFWASVVIDPLRDDSGKPIGFAKIAFHQLSTRVPTCYFP, from the coding sequence ATGACAAATCAGACACAGACTATCGGGGAAACTTCCGGAGAGCAGTCTTTCCAGCTTCTCATCGCTGGCGTGAGAGAGTACGCAATTTTTATGCTGGACCCGGAAGGCTTTATCAAAACGTGGAATGCTGGCGCCCAACGCTTCAAGGGCTATGCTGCCAGTGAAATTATCGGCCGACACTTTTCCGTTTTTTATACGGAGCACGACCGCACCAGCGGTCGGCCGGCCCTTGCGCTGCGAACCGCGCTTGACGAAGGTAAATTCGAGGACGACGGCTGGCGGGTCCGAAAGGACGGCAGCCAGTTCTGGGCGAGCGTGGTCATCGATCCGCTGCGCGACGATTCCGGCAAGCCCATCGGCTTCGCGAAGATCGCTTTCCATCAGCTCTCGACGCGAGTTCCGACCTGCTACTTTCCATAA
- a CDS encoding VOC family protein — protein MNSQICAVLVYVPDVPAALDWYQSAFRGAERRFLDEFNLTYLEFNGIRLEIVPADAKLSAGSAGTVVYWTVDDFDESLKHFLNIGATLYRGPGQVEDGKRMCMLRDPWENCLGLYG, from the coding sequence ATGAACTCGCAAATATGTGCAGTGCTTGTGTATGTGCCAGACGTGCCGGCTGCATTGGACTGGTACCAATCAGCTTTTCGAGGCGCTGAAAGGCGCTTTCTTGACGAGTTCAATCTGACATACCTCGAATTCAATGGCATCAGACTCGAAATTGTTCCCGCCGATGCAAAATTATCGGCGGGATCGGCGGGCACAGTCGTCTACTGGACCGTCGATGACTTCGATGAATCGCTAAAGCATTTTCTGAACATAGGTGCCACGCTTTATCGTGGTCCAGGCCAAGTGGAAGATGGAAAGCGGATGTGCATGCTGCGCGACCCTTGGGAAAATTGCCTTGGGCTCTACGGCTAA